In Treponema vincentii, a single window of DNA contains:
- a CDS encoding endonuclease/exonuclease/phosphatase family protein — protein MKIILGRSILLILKVVGGIIAVAAVSFGILLLFITITEYRPQDKEPAEIIGEAALTKESVELAKPIDIVSWNIGYCGLGAGQDFFMDGGTMVRPSDKKEVEENLAGVIETLKRYPSDFYFIQEMDKSSKRSYYIDQTAALAEALGTALTYTYNFKASYVPYPIPPIGKVASGVGLFTRYPFTDAYRFALPVPFKWPVSTVNLKRCMLITRFPLESGRELVTAVLHLEAYDEGEGKIAQTKAVVDFIRAEYEAGNYVIAGGDFNQIFPGSRSLYPPL, from the coding sequence ATGAAAATAATTTTGGGACGAAGTATTCTTTTGATATTAAAAGTGGTTGGCGGGATTATAGCTGTTGCTGCCGTTTCATTTGGAATCTTACTGCTGTTTATTACGATAACTGAGTATCGCCCTCAAGACAAAGAACCTGCCGAAATCATAGGGGAAGCAGCCCTTACGAAAGAATCAGTTGAGCTTGCAAAGCCGATCGATATTGTCAGCTGGAATATCGGGTATTGCGGACTCGGCGCAGGGCAGGATTTCTTCATGGACGGCGGTACTATGGTGCGTCCTTCAGATAAAAAAGAAGTGGAAGAAAATCTTGCAGGAGTTATTGAGACGCTGAAACGGTATCCTTCCGATTTTTACTTTATTCAGGAAATGGATAAGTCGTCAAAACGCTCTTATTATATTGACCAAACGGCCGCACTTGCCGAAGCGCTTGGTACTGCGTTGACCTATACCTATAATTTTAAGGCATCTTATGTGCCTTATCCGATCCCGCCTATCGGAAAGGTGGCGAGCGGAGTTGGCCTTTTTACGCGGTATCCCTTTACGGACGCATACCGTTTTGCGCTGCCGGTACCATTTAAATGGCCGGTCAGCACGGTTAATTTGAAACGCTGTATGCTGATAACCCGTTTCCCGCTCGAATCAGGCAGGGAGTTGGTAACTGCTGTGCTGCATCTGGAGGCCTATGATGAAGGAGAAGGTAAAATTGCACAGACAAAAGCCGTAGTCGATTTTATTCGAGCCGAATATGAAGCGGGTAATTATGTCATAGCGGGCGGTGATTTCAACCAGATATTCCCAGGATCGCGATCGCTTTATCCCCCTCTATGA
- a CDS encoding uracil-DNA glycosylase — MVIMETEACEVLYRFFRTASEYIEGYRSDAPYPESFAFAGDSTSVVAATGAAVNTECAAAYPAGTGNEQSGIGKAAFTGLAGNSGFAADNSLEGAAGGSASGGMYTETVGGNGGTLFRSMQEIYTAVAQCSACVLGQTRTHPVAGEGPEELSRLTNSVEVMVIGEGPGADEDRQGRPFVGRAGQLLDKMLEAIQLSRKTNCYITNVVKCRPPQNRDPAPEERSCCAAFLDAQIRLLRPKMILVMGRIAAQHLLQTSDGIGKLRGRFFDYQGIPLMPTYHPSALLRDESLKRPAWEDLKRFRARLHELQAQG, encoded by the coding sequence ATGGTGATTATGGAAACGGAAGCGTGTGAAGTATTATATCGGTTTTTTAGAACCGCATCGGAATATATTGAAGGGTACCGCAGCGATGCGCCGTATCCCGAATCGTTTGCATTTGCCGGAGATTCAACGTCTGTTGTTGCGGCAACCGGCGCTGCAGTGAATACCGAGTGTGCTGCAGCGTATCCGGCAGGTACCGGCAATGAACAAAGCGGTATCGGCAAAGCGGCATTTACCGGTCTTGCCGGAAACAGCGGTTTTGCAGCCGATAATAGCCTTGAGGGGGCAGCAGGCGGCTCCGCTTCCGGCGGAATGTATACGGAGACGGTAGGCGGTAACGGTGGAACGCTGTTTCGGTCGATGCAGGAGATTTACACTGCGGTTGCGCAGTGCTCCGCCTGTGTATTGGGGCAAACCCGTACTCATCCGGTGGCGGGAGAAGGCCCCGAAGAGCTGTCCCGCCTGACCAACTCCGTTGAGGTGATGGTAATCGGCGAGGGACCGGGCGCGGACGAAGACCGGCAGGGCAGACCCTTTGTCGGTAGGGCGGGGCAGCTCCTCGACAAGATGCTGGAGGCTATTCAGCTTTCGCGTAAGACGAACTGCTATATCACCAATGTGGTCAAATGCCGCCCGCCTCAAAACCGCGACCCTGCGCCGGAGGAACGGAGCTGCTGCGCCGCCTTTTTGGATGCGCAAATACGGCTTCTTCGTCCTAAGATGATTCTTGTGATGGGGCGCATTGCCGCACAGCATTTGCTGCAAACCTCCGACGGCATCGGAAAGCTGCGGGGGCGTTTTTTCGACTATCAGGGGATACCGCTGATGCCGACCTATCATCCGAGCGCGCTGCTGCGGGACGAAAGCCTTAAACGCCCCGCATGGGAAGACCTCAAGCGGTTCCGCGCCCGTCTGCACGAACTTCAGGCGCAGGGCTAA
- a CDS encoding adenylate kinase, whose translation MKLVFLGPLGAGKGTLASDAAKYYSIPHISTGSMFRVAIKNHTPLGEKIQKIIDSGALVDDETTAALVKERLTHDDARNGFILDGFPRTIAQAEILEDFCSLDAVINFDISDEAVIKRLSGRRLCPSCGKNFHIEFMKPLIEGVCDNCRTTLIIREDDRTEAIIKRLETYREQTFPLIEFYQNKHLLITLDAQPAPAVILDNFIKLFPLKR comes from the coding sequence ATGAAATTGGTTTTTTTAGGTCCCCTGGGTGCGGGAAAAGGAACGTTGGCGTCGGATGCTGCAAAATATTACAGTATTCCCCATATCTCGACGGGTTCCATGTTTCGTGTCGCTATCAAGAATCATACCCCATTAGGAGAAAAAATTCAGAAGATTATCGATTCGGGCGCTCTTGTTGATGATGAAACGACTGCTGCTTTGGTAAAAGAACGCCTTACCCATGATGATGCTCGTAACGGTTTTATTTTAGACGGATTCCCGCGTACGATTGCTCAGGCGGAAATATTGGAAGATTTTTGTAGTCTTGATGCTGTTATCAATTTCGATATTTCGGATGAAGCGGTGATTAAACGCTTATCGGGCAGGCGGCTATGCCCCTCGTGCGGTAAAAATTTTCACATTGAGTTTATGAAACCCCTTATTGAGGGTGTGTGCGACAATTGCCGGACGACATTGATTATCCGTGAGGATGATAGGACAGAGGCGATCATAAAGCGGCTTGAAACCTATCGCGAGCAAACCTTTCCGCTAATTGAGTTTTATCAAAATAAACATCTCCTGATAACCTTGGATGCACAGCCCGCTCCGGCGGTTATTTTGGATAATTTTATAAAACTCTTCCCCCTTAAGCGTTAA
- a CDS encoding HEAT repeat domain-containing protein → MRHKLLILSLALGLLTAPLICAQNKDAAKKNDKNSESDSMITVEQAYLNSIEGVMIKEMVAAEGRDSKRVALQYIEEALNEGRQSEEIQVALSTLATEGLSTVVREDGRVVNNYPEIRRRACELLGQMGTDKAKDSLVTVMYTDNEPSVITAAVKSLGDIGKNDNDEVFNMINWIARKFDTVNPTSSLALEILNTFEKMSGSIINKKDMFETVMRIANNYNYVTPVRTRAYEVMRSISNSNTNTDQKKNK, encoded by the coding sequence ATGCGGCACAAATTATTGATACTATCACTGGCTTTAGGACTGCTTACTGCTCCGCTTATCTGCGCGCAAAATAAAGACGCTGCAAAGAAAAATGATAAGAACAGTGAATCTGACAGTATGATTACCGTCGAACAGGCATACCTCAATTCAATTGAGGGCGTTATGATTAAAGAAATGGTTGCCGCTGAAGGGCGCGATTCAAAACGTGTTGCCTTACAGTACATCGAAGAGGCATTAAATGAAGGCCGTCAATCGGAAGAAATTCAGGTGGCTTTGAGTACGTTAGCAACCGAAGGGCTTTCAACCGTTGTGAGAGAAGATGGCAGGGTGGTAAATAATTATCCGGAAATAAGACGCCGTGCATGTGAATTGCTCGGACAAATGGGAACTGATAAAGCCAAGGATTCATTAGTCACAGTCATGTATACCGATAATGAACCCTCCGTTATCACAGCCGCAGTAAAATCGCTCGGTGATATTGGAAAGAATGACAATGATGAAGTATTCAATATGATCAACTGGATTGCTCGCAAATTTGATACGGTTAATCCAACGAGTTCGCTCGCACTTGAAATCCTGAATACCTTCGAAAAAATGTCCGGCTCAATTATAAATAAAAAGGATATGTTTGAAACGGTAATGCGTATTGCCAATAACTATAACTATGTAACTCCGGTAAGAACCAGAGCTTACGAGGTAATGCGGAGCATTTCGAACTCAAATACCAATACAGATCAAAAAAAGAATAAGTAA
- a CDS encoding class I SAM-dependent methyltransferase: MNSFGLSNQTQTTLFYNRLVKRYKHLKKYARRLGIFAYRLYDKDIPEISVDVDLYIEDKTDRIFAVLTEYERSPRNKEGKTTASLSELTEALCAALQISAAQVYQKCRRRQRGEAQYEKIADSGKRIIVREGKCRFFVNVSDYLDTGLFLDHRPARLAVAESAAGKTVLNLFCYTASFSVHALVNGARQVCSVDLSKNYLQWAHENVQLNGVADPDRCRFVQNDVRLFLEQAAKRKERWDIIICDPPTFSNSKRTPQFFDVNRHWQDLIRSCCQVLAEEGVLYFSTNSRTLRFNTAELSDNLSGSMGADKFVCQNTLFTVQDISTQSIPEDFRNKKIHRLWKIRRSTTFSFENMRASTSLLHKN; the protein is encoded by the coding sequence ATGAATTCCTTCGGATTATCGAACCAAACTCAGACGACACTGTTTTATAACCGCCTTGTAAAGCGATATAAACACCTCAAGAAATATGCACGGCGGTTAGGCATCTTCGCCTATCGCTTGTATGATAAAGACATTCCTGAAATATCTGTTGACGTCGATCTTTATATTGAAGATAAAACCGATCGCATATTTGCGGTACTCACCGAATATGAACGGTCTCCCCGTAATAAAGAAGGTAAAACGACAGCCTCTCTCTCGGAGTTGACGGAAGCGTTGTGCGCTGCTTTACAGATTTCTGCGGCGCAGGTATACCAGAAATGCCGAAGACGGCAGCGCGGTGAAGCTCAATACGAAAAGATTGCCGACAGCGGAAAGCGGATTATCGTGCGGGAAGGTAAGTGCCGCTTCTTTGTCAATGTATCCGATTATCTCGATACCGGACTGTTTCTTGATCACCGTCCGGCTCGGCTTGCCGTTGCCGAAAGCGCCGCCGGAAAGACGGTATTGAATCTATTCTGCTATACCGCTTCTTTTTCCGTTCATGCGTTGGTAAATGGAGCGCGGCAGGTTTGTTCGGTTGACTTATCAAAAAACTATTTGCAATGGGCGCATGAAAATGTTCAGCTGAACGGTGTCGCCGATCCCGACCGCTGCCGGTTTGTGCAGAATGATGTCCGTCTTTTTTTGGAGCAGGCAGCAAAACGGAAGGAGCGCTGGGATATCATTATTTGCGACCCGCCGACGTTTTCCAATTCAAAGCGGACACCTCAATTCTTCGATGTGAACCGGCATTGGCAGGATTTAATCCGCAGCTGCTGTCAGGTATTGGCGGAAGAAGGTGTTTTGTACTTTTCTACGAATTCGCGGACACTGCGTTTTAACACGGCGGAACTTTCGGATAATCTCTCCGGCAGCATGGGAGCGGATAAGTTTGTTTGTCAAAATACGCTCTTTACCGTGCAGGATATCAGCACACAGTCGATACCGGAAGATTTTCGGAATAAAAAAATTCACCGGTTGTGGAAGATACGGCGCAGTACAACTTTTTCCTTTGAAAATATGCGAGCATCTACTTCGTTACTTCACAAAAATTAG
- the mnmE gene encoding tRNA uridine-5-carboxymethylaminomethyl(34) synthesis GTPase MnmE, protein MNYTLDDEIAAIATALAPAALGIVRTSGARSIELISRFFSRPNALLQSQGHTLVYGWIHDEGIKIDEVVLCVYRAPKSNTGENAVEIICHGGPGVVKAIYRLCIKNGFRAAERGEFTFRSFIHGKADLTRAEAVREIIDSKTNTAQQKAAGRLSGTVFHEIETIKTDLMTALAALEVGIEYPEDEETIADSFDEALLKKPLSVLQQLAASWQAEKIYQAGVRLVLAGKTNAGKSSLFNALLKEDRAIVSDIHGTTRDWLEAELDFKGIPVHIFDTAGLRATEDTIEAIGVQRSVELASAADIVLYLIDGTKPPAEEDSAFIERNTVPLIIVQTKADKGQTEPLPAALQRYPAVRLSSKTGVGIDVLIDTVVALVTADTALPMQDAGISLGTKRQKEAVTAALEAVRHALEAGRSGYPLDAVIQDVEEAVHALGSVTGEVRSDDILDKIFSGFCVGK, encoded by the coding sequence TTGAATTATACGCTTGATGATGAGATCGCCGCTATTGCAACAGCTCTCGCTCCTGCGGCGCTCGGTATTGTGCGGACTTCGGGGGCGCGGAGCATTGAGCTCATCTCTCGCTTTTTTTCCCGTCCAAATGCTTTGTTACAGTCACAAGGGCATACGCTCGTTTACGGCTGGATACACGATGAGGGTATCAAAATAGATGAGGTAGTGCTCTGTGTGTACCGCGCTCCGAAAAGCAATACCGGTGAAAATGCCGTCGAAATTATCTGCCACGGCGGGCCTGGGGTCGTAAAAGCGATTTATCGGCTCTGTATCAAAAACGGTTTTCGTGCGGCGGAGCGTGGCGAGTTCACCTTTCGCTCGTTTATACACGGTAAAGCGGATTTAACCCGTGCGGAAGCGGTGCGGGAAATCATCGATTCAAAAACAAATACGGCGCAGCAAAAGGCAGCCGGCCGGCTCTCCGGCACCGTATTTCACGAAATAGAAACAATCAAAACGGATTTAATGACAGCGCTTGCTGCTCTTGAAGTAGGAATTGAATATCCCGAAGATGAGGAAACGATTGCAGACAGTTTTGACGAAGCGCTTCTTAAAAAGCCGCTTTCGGTATTGCAGCAACTTGCCGCATCGTGGCAAGCGGAAAAAATATATCAGGCGGGGGTACGCCTCGTGCTTGCCGGTAAAACAAATGCAGGGAAGTCTTCTCTTTTTAATGCGCTGTTAAAAGAAGACCGCGCTATTGTGTCGGATATTCACGGCACAACGCGGGATTGGCTTGAAGCGGAACTTGATTTTAAGGGTATTCCTGTGCATATTTTCGATACCGCCGGGCTCCGCGCTACGGAGGATACAATCGAAGCGATAGGGGTGCAACGCAGTGTTGAGCTGGCATCGGCAGCCGACATTGTGCTGTATTTAATTGACGGCACAAAGCCGCCGGCAGAAGAAGATAGTGCGTTTATCGAACGGAATACCGTGCCGCTGATTATCGTGCAAACCAAGGCGGATAAGGGGCAAACGGAACCATTGCCGGCGGCTTTGCAGCGGTATCCCGCCGTGAGGTTGAGCTCGAAAACGGGCGTCGGTATCGATGTGCTGATTGATACGGTTGTCGCTCTGGTTACGGCGGATACCGCACTGCCGATGCAGGACGCAGGCATCTCGCTCGGCACGAAGCGGCAAAAGGAAGCGGTAACCGCCGCGCTTGAAGCTGTACGCCACGCGCTTGAAGCAGGACGTAGCGGATATCCGCTCGATGCCGTCATCCAGGATGTGGAAGAGGCGGTGCATGCCCTCGGAAGCGTTACCGGCGAAGTGCGCTCCGACGATATTCTGGATAAAATATTTTCGGGTTTTTGCGTTGGCAAATAA
- a CDS encoding VOC family protein, translating to MQMNSVVIRTDNMEKSLQFYEKVLGLTFESMMSAAPGKQIAFLYDPKSNGRLELIHNDHSKVKKENSISLTFTVNQIGETEKYLRSKDVRIIMQPRTVKDGKKILTAIDPNGIEIDFIEAK from the coding sequence ATGCAGATGAATAGCGTGGTTATTAGAACCGACAACATGGAAAAGTCGTTGCAGTTTTACGAGAAAGTACTCGGACTCACCTTTGAATCTATGATGTCTGCTGCCCCTGGTAAGCAGATCGCCTTTTTGTACGATCCTAAGTCGAACGGCCGGTTGGAGCTGATCCATAACGATCATTCAAAGGTAAAAAAAGAAAATTCTATTTCGTTGACTTTTACTGTGAATCAGATTGGGGAGACGGAAAAATATCTTCGCTCTAAAGATGTTCGTATTATTATGCAGCCGCGAACGGTAAAGGATGGTAAAAAGATATTAACAGCGATCGATCCCAATGGAATCGAAATAGATTTTATTGAAGCCAAATAA
- the priA gene encoding primosomal protein N', translating into MAQWLELVFKLPLYQSFFYRNAVAADGQQSLAGRRAAVRFGSRKLVGFIVAEHETLPKSCPFVEADIKPIDRIIDAEPLFTDEQAALARWMSHFYICAEGIALSAMLPSGKREAGELNTDGIEFAGTDFSASALTLSEEQRSAVEAISGCTGGEFFYVYGITGSGKTEVFLQAASRALAAGKSVIYLVPEITLSHQVAETVKKRFGDRCAVLHSGLTGSKRLAEWRRIARGEARIVVGVRSAIFAPVRDLGLIIIDEEHDGSYKSGFAPRYHARQVAMYLCKKHGCPLVMGSATPSVEAWHLMKTGTIRTLRLSERLSGGALPHIRIESLLHTAGALSTALIDEIRRTKTQGKQTILFLNRRGFSHFFKCKNCGHELLCKNCSVPLTFHKSEGLMKCHYCGWTAKPPSACPECGSIEAGYTSIGTEYIEEQVRKTFPDCTVQRIDTDVLQKNKQAVQILNNFRDGVVDILLGTQMIAKGLNFPGVRLVGIALADTGLQMPDFRAAERTFSLIMQVAGRAGRYVPDGEVIIQTYNPYHPAIVCAQHNDVEGFYTQELKQRQALEFPPFARLIRLVFRSKDQHKAEEAAFGARELLPKLFPPDAAKGIEILVPSDCMLSLVAGNHRMQLLLRAETLAPMQKAVYRFITEYKAAVGVYIETDVDPVSLL; encoded by the coding sequence ATGGCGCAGTGGCTGGAGCTTGTCTTTAAACTTCCTTTGTATCAATCGTTTTTTTATCGGAATGCCGTCGCTGCGGACGGGCAACAATCCTTAGCCGGCAGGCGGGCGGCGGTTCGATTCGGCTCGCGCAAGCTCGTCGGTTTTATCGTTGCAGAACATGAAACGCTGCCGAAAAGCTGTCCTTTTGTCGAAGCCGACATAAAGCCGATCGACCGCATTATCGATGCGGAACCGCTTTTCACCGATGAACAGGCGGCGCTCGCCCGCTGGATGTCCCACTTTTATATTTGCGCCGAGGGGATTGCGCTTTCCGCAATGCTGCCTTCCGGCAAACGCGAAGCGGGAGAGCTGAATACCGACGGGATCGAATTCGCCGGAACCGATTTTTCCGCTTCGGCACTTACGCTTTCGGAAGAACAACGTTCCGCCGTAGAAGCGATTTCCGGCTGCACCGGCGGCGAGTTCTTCTATGTGTACGGCATTACCGGTTCCGGTAAAACCGAGGTCTTTTTACAGGCCGCTTCTCGTGCGCTTGCTGCCGGAAAATCGGTTATCTATCTGGTTCCCGAAATCACGTTGAGCCATCAGGTTGCGGAAACCGTTAAAAAGCGTTTCGGCGACCGCTGCGCGGTGCTCCATTCGGGGCTGACCGGCAGCAAGCGACTTGCGGAATGGCGGCGTATTGCGCGGGGCGAGGCGCGAATTGTCGTCGGAGTGCGCAGCGCCATATTCGCCCCCGTCCGTGATTTGGGACTTATCATCATCGACGAGGAACACGACGGTTCGTATAAGTCGGGTTTTGCGCCCCGCTACCACGCGCGGCAGGTTGCGATGTACCTCTGCAAAAAACACGGCTGTCCGCTGGTGATGGGTTCGGCAACGCCGTCGGTAGAGGCATGGCATTTGATGAAAACCGGCACAATCCGTACTCTGCGGCTGAGCGAGCGGCTTTCCGGCGGGGCGCTGCCCCATATCCGCATCGAATCGCTGTTGCATACGGCCGGAGCGTTAAGCACTGCGCTGATCGATGAAATCCGTCGCACCAAAACCCAAGGGAAACAGACCATTCTCTTTTTGAACCGCCGCGGGTTCTCTCATTTCTTTAAGTGTAAAAACTGCGGACACGAGCTCTTGTGTAAAAACTGTTCGGTGCCGCTCACTTTTCATAAAAGCGAGGGGCTGATGAAGTGCCACTACTGCGGATGGACGGCAAAGCCGCCGAGTGCCTGCCCCGAATGCGGCTCCATCGAGGCGGGCTATACGAGCATCGGCACGGAATATATTGAAGAACAGGTGCGGAAAACCTTCCCCGACTGTACCGTTCAGCGTATCGATACCGATGTGCTGCAAAAAAACAAGCAGGCGGTTCAGATCTTAAATAACTTTCGGGACGGCGTCGTCGATATTTTGCTCGGTACGCAGATGATTGCCAAAGGCTTAAACTTTCCCGGTGTGCGGCTGGTGGGAATTGCGCTTGCCGATACCGGCTTACAGATGCCCGATTTTAGAGCCGCCGAGCGCACCTTTTCGCTCATCATGCAGGTGGCGGGCAGGGCAGGGCGGTATGTTCCGGACGGGGAGGTTATCATTCAAACCTATAATCCCTATCATCCTGCAATTGTCTGTGCGCAGCACAATGATGTGGAAGGTTTTTATACACAGGAGCTAAAGCAGCGTCAGGCATTGGAATTTCCGCCCTTTGCCCGCCTTATCCGGCTGGTGTTTCGCAGTAAAGATCAACACAAAGCGGAAGAAGCCGCTTTCGGTGCGCGGGAGCTTTTACCGAAGCTGTTTCCGCCGGATGCTGCGAAAGGCATAGAAATACTCGTCCCGTCCGACTGTATGCTTTCGCTCGTGGCGGGCAATCACCGGATGCAGCTGCTGTTGCGCGCCGAAACGCTTGCACCGATGCAAAAAGCCGTCTACCGATTTATCACCGAATACAAAGCGGCTGTGGGTGTGTATATCGAAACGGATGTCGATCCGGTCAGTTTATTGTGA
- a CDS encoding CC/Se motif family (seleno)protein: MLKYKKNFLYVCSVLLIVGCIACKPESRRDTAQTCAANEKTKTGAGVEKPVAQVVFDDKALAALSKQKATAIYCIAMGASUGGTIVDPTVIVGMPKDINNYDKFEANGIDVYMKKGTDTINGTVTITAESSFWQEIFIVKGIVQ, from the coding sequence ATGCTGAAATATAAGAAAAATTTTTTGTATGTATGTTCGGTTTTACTGATAGTAGGCTGTATCGCATGTAAGCCTGAATCGCGGCGGGATACAGCACAGACCTGTGCAGCAAATGAAAAGACTAAAACCGGTGCAGGGGTCGAAAAGCCGGTTGCTCAGGTTGTGTTTGATGATAAAGCGTTGGCTGCGCTTAGCAAGCAAAAAGCGACAGCTATTTATTGTATAGCAATGGGAGCATCGTGAGGCGGTACTATTGTAGATCCGACCGTGATTGTCGGGATGCCTAAAGATATTAACAACTATGACAAATTTGAAGCGAACGGAATCGATGTCTATATGAAAAAAGGAACCGATACGATTAATGGTACCGTAACGATAACTGCGGAAAGCTCATTTTGGCAGGAGATATTTATCGTAAAAGGGATTGTACAATAA
- a CDS encoding redox-sensing transcriptional repressor Rex, which translates to MKKLKIPAVPSIRRLPSYLHIVKQAQADGYPYISGTVIAEELHLEPIQVRKDLAITGIIGKPKKGYPVEDLIAAIEHFLRWDTLQRAILIGAGNLGTALTGYQGFRDHGLEICAAFDSDKSKIGKKIHGIPIFAMNKLTEEINALHPALAILTAPSPSAQAIADQLVEAGIDAIWNFTNVKIKVPDNVLVQQEDLTSGYALLGVMMNTRIQQASE; encoded by the coding sequence ATGAAAAAGTTAAAGATACCTGCAGTGCCGTCAATCAGAAGATTACCGTCCTATTTGCATATAGTAAAGCAAGCCCAAGCTGATGGATATCCGTATATTTCCGGTACCGTTATCGCTGAAGAGCTACACCTTGAGCCGATCCAAGTTCGGAAAGATTTGGCTATTACCGGTATTATCGGTAAGCCGAAGAAAGGGTATCCGGTTGAAGATCTCATCGCAGCTATTGAACATTTCCTTCGCTGGGATACGTTGCAAAGAGCGATTCTTATTGGGGCAGGCAATCTTGGAACCGCACTCACCGGATATCAAGGATTTAGAGACCACGGATTGGAAATTTGCGCAGCTTTTGACAGTGACAAAAGCAAGATCGGAAAAAAAATTCACGGTATCCCGATTTTCGCAATGAATAAATTAACCGAGGAAATTAACGCTTTGCATCCTGCATTAGCAATTTTAACTGCGCCTTCACCTAGTGCACAGGCTATTGCCGATCAATTGGTAGAAGCCGGAATTGACGCGATCTGGAATTTTACAAATGTTAAAATCAAAGTGCCCGATAATGTCCTTGTTCAGCAGGAAGATCTTACCTCAGGCTATGCGCTTTTAGGTGTTATGATGAATACCCGTATTCAGCAAGCGAGCGAATAG
- a CDS encoding type I phosphomannose isomerase catalytic subunit yields MQQCITMFKTQPFVSEKVWGYERWIVSVHPVGQSLVDDTTPQIGGTPLEAIAGASYPLLIKIIQANETLSVQVHPDDDYARLHEHSAGKTECWYVLDAVPDAKIIYGLQKDYRRSELETAIRDNTIEHCLRSVPVSKGDFIFIPAGTVHAIQGGLRLLEVQQSSDITYRLYDWGRPREVHVQKGLDVLRYLPESAMTPEHPFSGKSVCPYFRLEKKDFSVAGTISFSAFDTPAAKTGWCSLFIIAGSGTLEITENGILKTAGAPSLQVAAEDCIMVRRDTAVSVLPNQGPPLSIMLMG; encoded by the coding sequence ATGCAGCAGTGTATAACGATGTTTAAAACACAGCCTTTTGTTTCCGAAAAGGTCTGGGGATATGAGCGGTGGATTGTTTCCGTTCATCCGGTGGGGCAGTCTCTCGTAGATGATACAACGCCGCAGATAGGAGGAACACCGCTTGAGGCTATCGCCGGCGCTTCGTATCCGCTTTTGATTAAAATCATTCAGGCGAACGAAACGCTTTCGGTGCAGGTGCATCCCGACGATGACTATGCGCGCCTCCACGAGCACAGCGCCGGTAAAACCGAATGTTGGTATGTGCTCGATGCGGTGCCCGATGCAAAGATTATTTACGGATTGCAGAAGGATTACCGCCGCAGCGAGCTGGAAACGGCCATTCGGGATAATACGATTGAGCACTGTCTCCGCTCCGTTCCCGTCTCGAAGGGAGATTTTATCTTTATCCCTGCCGGAACCGTCCATGCGATACAAGGCGGCTTGCGGCTTTTAGAGGTGCAGCAATCAAGCGATATAACCTACCGGCTCTATGACTGGGGACGTCCCCGTGAGGTGCATGTACAAAAAGGGCTTGATGTATTGCGGTACTTACCTGAGTCGGCGATGACACCGGAACATCCTTTTAGCGGAAAATCAGTGTGTCCGTATTTCAGGCTTGAAAAAAAAGATTTTTCCGTTGCGGGGACTATTTCGTTTTCGGCATTTGATACCCCTGCTGCAAAAACCGGATGGTGCAGTCTCTTTATCATCGCCGGAAGCGGTACGCTTGAAATTACAGAAAACGGCATACTTAAAACTGCCGGAGCTCCATCCTTGCAGGTAGCGGCTGAGGACTGTATCATGGTGCGGCGTGATACTGCCGTTTCGGTACTTCCAAATCAAGGTCCGCCTCTTTCGATTATGCTGATGGGGTAA